In Aptenodytes patagonicus chromosome 6, bAptPat1.pri.cur, whole genome shotgun sequence, one genomic interval encodes:
- the ANKZF1 gene encoding tRNA endonuclease ANKZF1 isoform X1: MPAPESRSVFEAAQDPVLLRGLTLVTGVAADARAAEPTPVSHEKPADASSEEKARRVPEVPERMCCSTCGQVFGSREEQTEHYHLDWHRFNLKQRLLGHRTLPVEVFEEKICTGDVSSISGSDSESSDASSESELLPSASDSPGTLQNPRSHKVVLRNAKGQLISAYRCVLGTGKGGSEEPAELTASLQSLSASTCWVVLMMGGGHFAGAVFRGPQVQEHKTFHRYTVRARRGTAQGLRDAQTPGSAPRSAGASLRRYNEAVLLKDIQDLLAAWAQHLNEAQRIFLRAPRHNRVLLFGGRNPPLTQGDPRICHIPLSTRRATLREVLRVHATLASLQVYGKDTPLEDITGSPQKGWQKRRRKAEVDPPQEDTSAPVLSRPSAPQEEEEEEEEESLAGELETVEVTLGTLDLREFEVMPKRNRKRRKKKDKKVEKGPCAEETGCRGTQCGQPDLELVTELQGEAGAEPLSWGDGGDPQTQLRDALFTACKTGDVGMLRHLLGVPESRGLPGDSEDGEGAQPLAMPRSLLNQPVDERGCTLLHVAARAGKAAAVCLLLEVGADPALRDGQERTPYCVSADKLTRNAFRKFMVDHPDKYDYSRAKVPGPLTQEMEAKKLEKKRAQKAQRKQREQAQREERQRWEQEQGEKQRFAALSDREKRALAAERRLAAQLQDASTALANISRCWHCGESLLGRIPFHYLDFSFCSTACLQTHRRARASHT, encoded by the exons ATGCCGGCCCCGGAGAGCAGGTCGGTTTTCGAGGCCGCCCAGGACCCCGTCCTCCTGCGCGGGCTGACCCTCGTCACCGGGGTTGCCGCGGATGCGCGGGCCGCCGAGCCAACGCCAGTGAGCCACG agAAACCTGCGGATGCCAGCAGTGAGGAGAAGGCCCGCAGGGTCCCTGAGGTGCCGGAGCGGATGTGCTGCTCGACCTGCGGGCAGGTGTTCGGCAGCCGGGAGGAGCAG ACTGAGCACTACCATCTCGACTGGCACCGCTTCAACCTGAAGCAGAGACTCCTGGGGCACCGGACGCTGCCAGTAGAAGTGTTTGAGGAGAAGATCTGCACAG GTGATGTTTCCAGCATCTCAGGGTCTGATTCGGAGAGCTCTGATGCAAGCAGTGAGTCGGAGTTGCTGCCTTCTGCCAGTGACAGCCCCGGGACCCTCCAGAACCCCCGCTCCCACAAGGTGGTGCTCCGCAATGCGAAGGGCCAGCTCATCTCTGCCTACCGCTGCGTGCTGGGCACTGGGAAG GGTGGCAGTGAGGAGCCAGCAGAGCTGACAGCGTCACTGCAGAGCCTCAGTGCGAGCACGTGCTGGGTTGTGCTGATGATGGGCGGCGGGCACTTCGCCGGAGCTGTGTTCCGGGG CCCCCAGGTGCAGGAGCACAAGACCTTCCACCGCTACACAGTGCGAGCCCGTCGGGGCACAGCCCAGGGCCTACGGGACGCCCAGACCCCAGGGTCGGCACCCAGGTCGGCCGGAGCCTCCCTGCGGCGTTACAATGAGGCCGTGCTGCTCAAG gatATTCAGGACCTGCTGGCAGCCTGGGCACAGCACCTGAATGAAGCTCAGCGCATCTTCCTCCGGGCCCCGCGCCACAACCGGGTGCTGCTCTTTGGTGGCAGGAACCCACCTCTCACCCAAGGTGACCCTCGCATCTGCCACATCCCCCTCAGCACCCGCAGGGCCACCCTGCGAGAGGTGCTGCGAGTCCACGCCACGCTGGCCAGCCTGCAGGTGTATG GGAAGGACACGCCACTGGAGGACATCACTGGATCCCCCCAGAAGGGCTGGCAGAAGAGGCGGCGGAAAGCAGAGGTGGATCCCCCACAGGAGGACACGAGTG CCCCTGTCTTATCACgcccctcagccccacaggaggaggaggaagaagaggaggaggaaagccttgCAGGGGAACTGGAGACTGTGGAAGTGACGCTGGGGACCTTGGACCTCCGGGAGTTTGAAGTGATGCCCAAGCGAAACcgcaaaaggaggaagaagaaagacaagaaggtgGAGAAAG GGCCCTGTGCCGAAGAGACAGGATGCCGTGGTACCCAGtgtgggcagcctgacctggAGCTGGTGACGGAGctgcagggggaggctggggctgagccccttTCCTGGGGCGATGGAG GAGACCCTCAGACCCAGCTCCGCGATGCCCTGTTCACCGCCTGCAAAACGGGGGATGTGGGGATGCTGCGGCACCTCCTGGGTGTGCCAGAGAGCCGGGGCCTGCCAGGAGACAGCGAGGATGGGGAGGGCGCACAGCCCCTGGCTATGCCCCGCTCCCTGCTCAACCAGCCCGTGGACGAGCGCGGCTGCACCCTGCTTCATGTGGCAGCACGGGCAGGGAAGgctgcggctgtgtgcctgctgctggaggtgggggCGGACCCTGCCCTCAG AGACGGGCAGGAGAGGACCCCCTACTGCGTCTCTGCTGACAAACTGACCCGCAACGCCTTCCGCAAGTTCATGGTGGACCATCCGGACAAGTACGACTACAGCCGTGCCAAG GTGCCAGGACCCCTGACGCAGGAGATGGAGGCCAAGAAGCTGGAGAAGAAGCGGGCACAGAAAGCCCAGCGGAAGCAGCGGGAGCAGGCACAGCGGGAGGAGCGGCAGcgctgggagcaggagcagggagagaagcAGCGGTTTGCAGCCCTGTCCGACAGGGAAAAG AGAGCCCTGGCTGCCGAGCGGAGGCTGGCTGCGCAGCTGCAGGACGCCAGCACAGCTCTTGCCAACATCAG CCGCTGCTGGCATTGTGGAGAGTCCCTGCTGGGCCGGATCCCTTTCCATTACCTTGACTTCTCCTTCTGCTCCACGGCCTGCCTGCAAACCCACCGCCGGGCCCGGGCCAGCCACACATAA
- the ATG9A gene encoding autophagy-related protein 9A has translation MAHFETQYQRLESSSTESPPGGGDLLVHVPEGAKSPWHHIENLDLFFSRVYNLHQKNGFTCMLIGEIFELMQFIFVVAFTTFLISCVDYDILFANKAVNHSQHPSEPIKVTLPDAFLPPNVCSSRIQANSFLICILVIAGVFWIHRLVKFIYNICCYWEIHSFYINALKIPMSTLPYYTWQEVQARIVQIQKEHQICIHKKELTELDIYHRILRFKNYMVAMVNKSLLPIRFRLPLLGDTVFYTRGLKYNFELIFFWGPGSLFENEWSLKAEYKRAGNRLELAEKLSTRILWIGIANFLLCPLILIWQILYAFFSYTEILKREPGSLGARCWSLYGRCYLRHFNELDHELHSRLSKGYKPASKYMNCFISPLLTIVAKNVAFFAGSILAVLIALTIYDEDVLAVEHVLTTVTLLGVGITVCRSFIPDQHLVFCPEQLLRVILAHIHYMPDHWQGNAHRYETRDEFAQLFQYKAVFILEELLSPIITPLILIICLRPKSLDIVDFFRNFTVEVVGVGDTCSFAQMDVRQHGHPAWMSAGKTEASIYQQAEDGKTELSLMHFAITNPKWQPPRESTAFIGFLKERVHRDSSVALAQQAVLPENALFSSIQSLQSESEPHSLIANVIAGSSALGFHMGRDGQASRHLSEVASALRSFSPLQSAQQPPSGFQTAGRDGEGAQPRGASAMTASGADARTVSSGSSAWEGQLQSMILSEYASTEMSLHALYMHELHKQHAQLEPERHTWHRRESDESGESAHEELDAQRGAPVPIPRSASYPFSSPRQPAEETATLQTGFQRRYGGITDPGTVHRAPSHFSRLPLGGWAEDGQSARHPEPVPEESSEDELPPQIHKV, from the exons ATGGCCCACTTCGAGACGCAGTACCAGCGCCTGGAGAGCTCCTCCACCGAGtccccccccggcggcggcgacCTGCTCGTCCACGTCCCCGAAGGCGCCAAGT CTCCGTGGCATCACATCGAAAACTTGGACCTCTTCTTCTCTCG CGTCTATAACCTGCATCAGAAGAATGGCTTTACCTGCATGCTCATTGGAGAGATCTTTGAGCTCAT GCAGTTCATCTTTGTGGTGGCGTTCACCACCTTTCTTATCAGCTGTGTTGATTACGACATCCTTTTTGCCAACAAAGCGGTAAATCACAGCCAGCATCCCAGTGAGCCCATTAAGGTGACTCTGCCAGATGCCTTCCTGCCTCCAAATGTCTGCAGTTCAAG AATCCAGGCAAACAGCTTCCTCATCTGCATCCTGGTGATAGCTGGGGTTTTCTGGATCCACCGACTCGTCAAATTTATCTACAACATTTGCTGCTACTGGGAGATTCACTCTTTCTACATCAATGCCCTCAAAATCCCCATG TCCACCCTGCCGTACTACACCTGGCAGGAGGTGCAGGCCCGCATCGTGCAGATCCAGAAGGAGCACCAGATCTGCATCCACAAGAAGGAGCTGACGGAGCTGGACATCTACCACCGCATCCTCCGCTTCAAGAACTACATGGTGGCCATGGTGAACAAGTCGCTGCTGCCCATCCGCTTCCGCCTGCCCCTGCTGGGAGACACCGTCTTCTACACGCGTGGGCTCAAGTACAACTTTGAGCTCATCTTCTTCTGGGGGCCCGGCTCACTCTTTGAGAACGAGTGGAGCCTGAAGGCTGAGTACAAGCGGGCCGGGAACCGCCTTGAGCTGGCTGAGAAGCTCAGCACTCGTATCCTCTGGATTGGCATTGCTAacttcctcctctgccccctcaTCCTCATCTGGCAGATCCTCTACGCCTTCTTCAGCTACACGGAAATCCTGAAGCGGGAGCCGGGCAGCCTGGGTGCTCGCTGCTGGTCTCTCTACGGCCGCTGTTACCTCCGTCACTTCAACGAGCTGGACCACGAACTGCACTCACGCCTCAGCAAGGGGTACAAGCCAGCTTCCAAGTACATGAACTGCTTTATCTCCCCACTCCTCACCATCGTGGCCAAGAACGTGGCCTTCTTTGCTGGCTCCATCCTGGCTGTGCTCATCGCTCTCACCATCTACGATGAGGACGTGCTGGCGGTCGAGCACGTCCTGACCACGGTCACCCTGCTCGGGGTGGGCATCACGGTGTGCAG GTCTTTCATCCCTGACCAGCACCTGGTGTTTtgcccagagcagctgctgcGAGTCATCCTGGCGCACATCCACTACATGCCTGACCACTGGCAGGGCAATGCCCACCGCTATGAGACCAGGGACGAGTTTGCCCAGCTCTTCCAGTACAAAGCG GTCTTCATCCTGGAGGAGCTCCTGAGTCCCATCATTACTCCCCTGATCCTCATCATCTGCCTGCGGCCCAAGTCCTTGGATATTGTTGACTTCTTCCGCAACTTTACGGTGGAGGTGGTGGGCGTGGGCGACACCTGCTCCTTTGCCCAGATGGACGTGCGCCAGCATGGCCACCCGGCG TGGATGTCAGCAGGAAAGACGGAAGCTTCCATTTACCAGCAGGCTGAGGACGGCAAGACAGAGCTGTCCCTCATGCACTTCGCCATCACCAACCCCAAGTGGCAGCCACCTCGGGAGAGCACGGCCTTCATTGGCTTCCTGAAGGAGCGGGTGCACCGGGACAGCAGTGTGGCGCTGGCTCAGCAGGCTGTGCTCCCCGAAAACGCCCTCTTCAGCTCCATCCAGTCCCTGCAGTCGGAGTCGGAG CCTCACAGCCTGATTGCCAATGTGATAGCAGGCTCCTCAGCACTGGGCTTCCACATGGGCCGGGACGGACAGGCCTCCCGCCATCTCTCTGAAGTGGCCTCGGCCCTGCGTTCCTTCTCCCCACTCCAGTCTGCCCAGCAGCCTCCCAGCGGCTTCCAGACAGCGGGAAGGGATGGAGAGGGAGCCCAGCCTCGTGGTGCCAGTGCCATGACAGCCTCTGG TGCTGATGCGAGGACCGTGAGCTCGGGGAGCAGCGCCTGGGAGGGTCAGCTACAGAGCATGATCCTGTCGGAGTACGCCTCCACCGAGATGAGTCTCCACGCACTCTACATGCACGAG TTGCACAAGCAGCATGCCCAGCTGGAGCCTGAGCGGCACACTTGGCACCGGCGAGAGAGCGACGAGAGTGGGGAGAGTGCCCACGAGGAGCTGGATGCTCAGCggggtgcccccgtccccatccctcGCTCTGCCAGCTACCCCTTCTCCTCGCCACGGCAGCCTGCCGAGGAGACAGCCACGCTGCAGACCGGCTTCCAGCGGCGATATGGTGGCATCACAG ACCCGGGCACAGTACACAGAGCCCCATCACACTTCTCCCGCCTCCCTCTGGGGGGCTGGGCTGAGGACGGGCAGTCAGCGAGACACCCAGAGCCCGTGCCAGAGGAGAGCTCAGAGGATGAGCTTCCACCGCAGATCCACAAG GTATAG
- the ANKZF1 gene encoding tRNA endonuclease ANKZF1 isoform X3 — MPAPESRSVFEAAQDPVLLRGLTLVTGVAADARAAEPTPVSHEKPADASSEEKARRVPEVPERMCCSTCGQVFGSREEQTEHYHLDWHRFNLKQRLLGHRTLPVEVFEEKICTGDVSSISGSDSESSDASSESELLPSASDSPGTLQNPRSHKVVLRNAKGQLISAYRCVLGTGKGGSEEPAELTASLQSLSASTCWVVLMMGGGHFAGAVFRGPQVQEHKTFHRYTVRARRGTAQGLRDAQTPGSAPRSAGASLRRYNEAVLLKDIQDLLAAWAQHLNEAQRIFLRAPRHNRVLLFGGRNPPLTQGDPRICHIPLSTRRATLREVLRVHATLASLQVYGKDTPLEDITGSPQKGWQKRRRKAEVDPPQEDTSAPVLSRPSAPQEEEEEEEEESLAGELETVEVTLGTLDLREFEVMPKRNRKRRKKKDKKVEKGPCAEETGCRGTQCGQPDLELVTELQGEAGAEPLSWGDGGDPQTQLRDALFTACKTGDVGMLRHLLGVPESRGLPGDSEDGEGAQPLAMPRSLLNQPVDERGCTLLHVAARAGKAAAVCLLLEVGADPALRDGQERTPYCVSADKLTRNAFRKFMVDHPDKYDYSRAKVPGPLTQEMEAKKLEKKRAQKAQRKQREQAQREERQRWEQEQGEKQRFAALSDREKPLLALWRVPAGPDPFPLP, encoded by the exons ATGCCGGCCCCGGAGAGCAGGTCGGTTTTCGAGGCCGCCCAGGACCCCGTCCTCCTGCGCGGGCTGACCCTCGTCACCGGGGTTGCCGCGGATGCGCGGGCCGCCGAGCCAACGCCAGTGAGCCACG agAAACCTGCGGATGCCAGCAGTGAGGAGAAGGCCCGCAGGGTCCCTGAGGTGCCGGAGCGGATGTGCTGCTCGACCTGCGGGCAGGTGTTCGGCAGCCGGGAGGAGCAG ACTGAGCACTACCATCTCGACTGGCACCGCTTCAACCTGAAGCAGAGACTCCTGGGGCACCGGACGCTGCCAGTAGAAGTGTTTGAGGAGAAGATCTGCACAG GTGATGTTTCCAGCATCTCAGGGTCTGATTCGGAGAGCTCTGATGCAAGCAGTGAGTCGGAGTTGCTGCCTTCTGCCAGTGACAGCCCCGGGACCCTCCAGAACCCCCGCTCCCACAAGGTGGTGCTCCGCAATGCGAAGGGCCAGCTCATCTCTGCCTACCGCTGCGTGCTGGGCACTGGGAAG GGTGGCAGTGAGGAGCCAGCAGAGCTGACAGCGTCACTGCAGAGCCTCAGTGCGAGCACGTGCTGGGTTGTGCTGATGATGGGCGGCGGGCACTTCGCCGGAGCTGTGTTCCGGGG CCCCCAGGTGCAGGAGCACAAGACCTTCCACCGCTACACAGTGCGAGCCCGTCGGGGCACAGCCCAGGGCCTACGGGACGCCCAGACCCCAGGGTCGGCACCCAGGTCGGCCGGAGCCTCCCTGCGGCGTTACAATGAGGCCGTGCTGCTCAAG gatATTCAGGACCTGCTGGCAGCCTGGGCACAGCACCTGAATGAAGCTCAGCGCATCTTCCTCCGGGCCCCGCGCCACAACCGGGTGCTGCTCTTTGGTGGCAGGAACCCACCTCTCACCCAAGGTGACCCTCGCATCTGCCACATCCCCCTCAGCACCCGCAGGGCCACCCTGCGAGAGGTGCTGCGAGTCCACGCCACGCTGGCCAGCCTGCAGGTGTATG GGAAGGACACGCCACTGGAGGACATCACTGGATCCCCCCAGAAGGGCTGGCAGAAGAGGCGGCGGAAAGCAGAGGTGGATCCCCCACAGGAGGACACGAGTG CCCCTGTCTTATCACgcccctcagccccacaggaggaggaggaagaagaggaggaggaaagccttgCAGGGGAACTGGAGACTGTGGAAGTGACGCTGGGGACCTTGGACCTCCGGGAGTTTGAAGTGATGCCCAAGCGAAACcgcaaaaggaggaagaagaaagacaagaaggtgGAGAAAG GGCCCTGTGCCGAAGAGACAGGATGCCGTGGTACCCAGtgtgggcagcctgacctggAGCTGGTGACGGAGctgcagggggaggctggggctgagccccttTCCTGGGGCGATGGAG GAGACCCTCAGACCCAGCTCCGCGATGCCCTGTTCACCGCCTGCAAAACGGGGGATGTGGGGATGCTGCGGCACCTCCTGGGTGTGCCAGAGAGCCGGGGCCTGCCAGGAGACAGCGAGGATGGGGAGGGCGCACAGCCCCTGGCTATGCCCCGCTCCCTGCTCAACCAGCCCGTGGACGAGCGCGGCTGCACCCTGCTTCATGTGGCAGCACGGGCAGGGAAGgctgcggctgtgtgcctgctgctggaggtgggggCGGACCCTGCCCTCAG AGACGGGCAGGAGAGGACCCCCTACTGCGTCTCTGCTGACAAACTGACCCGCAACGCCTTCCGCAAGTTCATGGTGGACCATCCGGACAAGTACGACTACAGCCGTGCCAAG GTGCCAGGACCCCTGACGCAGGAGATGGAGGCCAAGAAGCTGGAGAAGAAGCGGGCACAGAAAGCCCAGCGGAAGCAGCGGGAGCAGGCACAGCGGGAGGAGCGGCAGcgctgggagcaggagcagggagagaagcAGCGGTTTGCAGCCCTGTCCGACAGGGAAAAG CCGCTGCTGGCATTGTGGAGAGTCCCTGCTGGGCCGGATCCCTTTCCATTACCTTGA
- the ANKZF1 gene encoding tRNA endonuclease ANKZF1 isoform X2, producing the protein MPAPESRSVFEAAQDPVLLRGLTLVTGVAADARAAEPTPVSHEKPADASSEEKARRVPEVPERMCCSTCGQVFGSREEQTEHYHLDWHRFNLKQRLLGHRTLPVEVFEEKICTGDVSSISGSDSESSDASSESELLPSASDSPGTLQNPRSHKVVLRNAKGQLISAYRCVLGTGKGGSEEPAELTASLQSLSASTCWVVLMMGGGHFAGAVFRGPQVQEHKTFHRYTVRARRGTAQGLRDAQTPGSAPRSAGASLRRYNEAVLLKDIQDLLAAWAQHLNEAQRIFLRAPRHNRVLLFGGRNPPLTQGDPRICHIPLSTRRATLREVLRVHATLASLQVYGKDTPLEDITGSPQKGWQKRRRKAEVDPPQEDTSAPQEEEEEEEEESLAGELETVEVTLGTLDLREFEVMPKRNRKRRKKKDKKVEKGPCAEETGCRGTQCGQPDLELVTELQGEAGAEPLSWGDGGDPQTQLRDALFTACKTGDVGMLRHLLGVPESRGLPGDSEDGEGAQPLAMPRSLLNQPVDERGCTLLHVAARAGKAAAVCLLLEVGADPALRDGQERTPYCVSADKLTRNAFRKFMVDHPDKYDYSRAKVPGPLTQEMEAKKLEKKRAQKAQRKQREQAQREERQRWEQEQGEKQRFAALSDREKRALAAERRLAAQLQDASTALANISRCWHCGESLLGRIPFHYLDFSFCSTACLQTHRRARASHT; encoded by the exons ATGCCGGCCCCGGAGAGCAGGTCGGTTTTCGAGGCCGCCCAGGACCCCGTCCTCCTGCGCGGGCTGACCCTCGTCACCGGGGTTGCCGCGGATGCGCGGGCCGCCGAGCCAACGCCAGTGAGCCACG agAAACCTGCGGATGCCAGCAGTGAGGAGAAGGCCCGCAGGGTCCCTGAGGTGCCGGAGCGGATGTGCTGCTCGACCTGCGGGCAGGTGTTCGGCAGCCGGGAGGAGCAG ACTGAGCACTACCATCTCGACTGGCACCGCTTCAACCTGAAGCAGAGACTCCTGGGGCACCGGACGCTGCCAGTAGAAGTGTTTGAGGAGAAGATCTGCACAG GTGATGTTTCCAGCATCTCAGGGTCTGATTCGGAGAGCTCTGATGCAAGCAGTGAGTCGGAGTTGCTGCCTTCTGCCAGTGACAGCCCCGGGACCCTCCAGAACCCCCGCTCCCACAAGGTGGTGCTCCGCAATGCGAAGGGCCAGCTCATCTCTGCCTACCGCTGCGTGCTGGGCACTGGGAAG GGTGGCAGTGAGGAGCCAGCAGAGCTGACAGCGTCACTGCAGAGCCTCAGTGCGAGCACGTGCTGGGTTGTGCTGATGATGGGCGGCGGGCACTTCGCCGGAGCTGTGTTCCGGGG CCCCCAGGTGCAGGAGCACAAGACCTTCCACCGCTACACAGTGCGAGCCCGTCGGGGCACAGCCCAGGGCCTACGGGACGCCCAGACCCCAGGGTCGGCACCCAGGTCGGCCGGAGCCTCCCTGCGGCGTTACAATGAGGCCGTGCTGCTCAAG gatATTCAGGACCTGCTGGCAGCCTGGGCACAGCACCTGAATGAAGCTCAGCGCATCTTCCTCCGGGCCCCGCGCCACAACCGGGTGCTGCTCTTTGGTGGCAGGAACCCACCTCTCACCCAAGGTGACCCTCGCATCTGCCACATCCCCCTCAGCACCCGCAGGGCCACCCTGCGAGAGGTGCTGCGAGTCCACGCCACGCTGGCCAGCCTGCAGGTGTATG GGAAGGACACGCCACTGGAGGACATCACTGGATCCCCCCAGAAGGGCTGGCAGAAGAGGCGGCGGAAAGCAGAGGTGGATCCCCCACAGGAGGACACGAGTG ccccacaggaggaggaggaagaagaggaggaggaaagccttgCAGGGGAACTGGAGACTGTGGAAGTGACGCTGGGGACCTTGGACCTCCGGGAGTTTGAAGTGATGCCCAAGCGAAACcgcaaaaggaggaagaagaaagacaagaaggtgGAGAAAG GGCCCTGTGCCGAAGAGACAGGATGCCGTGGTACCCAGtgtgggcagcctgacctggAGCTGGTGACGGAGctgcagggggaggctggggctgagccccttTCCTGGGGCGATGGAG GAGACCCTCAGACCCAGCTCCGCGATGCCCTGTTCACCGCCTGCAAAACGGGGGATGTGGGGATGCTGCGGCACCTCCTGGGTGTGCCAGAGAGCCGGGGCCTGCCAGGAGACAGCGAGGATGGGGAGGGCGCACAGCCCCTGGCTATGCCCCGCTCCCTGCTCAACCAGCCCGTGGACGAGCGCGGCTGCACCCTGCTTCATGTGGCAGCACGGGCAGGGAAGgctgcggctgtgtgcctgctgctggaggtgggggCGGACCCTGCCCTCAG AGACGGGCAGGAGAGGACCCCCTACTGCGTCTCTGCTGACAAACTGACCCGCAACGCCTTCCGCAAGTTCATGGTGGACCATCCGGACAAGTACGACTACAGCCGTGCCAAG GTGCCAGGACCCCTGACGCAGGAGATGGAGGCCAAGAAGCTGGAGAAGAAGCGGGCACAGAAAGCCCAGCGGAAGCAGCGGGAGCAGGCACAGCGGGAGGAGCGGCAGcgctgggagcaggagcagggagagaagcAGCGGTTTGCAGCCCTGTCCGACAGGGAAAAG AGAGCCCTGGCTGCCGAGCGGAGGCTGGCTGCGCAGCTGCAGGACGCCAGCACAGCTCTTGCCAACATCAG CCGCTGCTGGCATTGTGGAGAGTCCCTGCTGGGCCGGATCCCTTTCCATTACCTTGACTTCTCCTTCTGCTCCACGGCCTGCCTGCAAACCCACCGCCGGGCCCGGGCCAGCCACACATAA